Genomic DNA from Prunus persica cultivar Lovell chromosome G1, Prunus_persica_NCBIv2, whole genome shotgun sequence:
ggagactatGTCAAATTTTCTGCAGAAAGTCccggtctttagtaagtgggcccgatatcggggtgatgtcgggaattccaCAGGATTCATTTCGGGTTTCGAGAAATTCGGGGCTggtcctataaaaaaaaacagctcaccaaacctctctctcctaacctctttctctctatgTTCCTCTCTTCTTGTAGGTCTGCAACAGCCCCTCACTCCTCTTTGCAGGTCTTTGAGTGGGTAGTTTTAGACATGTAACTCCATCACCataccaccaccacctacAAGGGTCTAGGTTTGTTTAAAGAGAGAAAGGGGGAAGAGAAagatagagggagagaggaggaaatgacatggagggagaggaagagagggtGGGGTGCGGGGAGGAGAAGATGGGACGATGGTTATCGAGTTAGGGGTTGGGAGGTGGGAGACGAAgaaaggtttttttattttgatttttagtattttatttaacTGGATTGTTTTACCCCTGTATTTGAAGGCAACATTGACATAATGTAACGGTATGACCAATTCGCTGATTAATATAAAGTTGGTGGTGGACcgtttgaacgaataatttagttgataGACCAAAATGCAACTCATGTATAAATTTGAGGAGCATTTGAGTAAATAACCCTATATAGTATACATTTATAACATagattatatacatataacatatatatgtatgtgtgtgtgtgtgtgtgtgtgtgtgtgtgtgtgtgtgtgtgtgtgtgtgtgtgtgtgtgtgtgtgtgtgtgtgtatatatgtgtacagtcccgatctcttggaccacaggagtccaggagattgtggtcactcaccgttggatattaatccaatggttcaaaaaagtttcttaaaatgagtgcaagagtgagtgaaccgttgaatttacatccaacagtgagtgaccacaaatctcttggacccctgtagtccaagagatcgggactatatatgtataatataatataatgtgtatgtgtatattataataataatatatatgcatCTTATACATTGGCAAGCATGGAACTAGTTAATTATCCCTTTTCATATGGATTTATTAGAGCATCTCTCCAAACaatatgtcaaattgccacatggacatgaaatggcaaaaattgaaagttaAAGTTGCTTCAACTGAATAGTCAAATCCTACATGGATTTGAAGGCTGGAAGAGATATGTCAAATATAATATATCAAAAAAGCTTGatatcaaatattattttaattatggaCCCCATTATCATTTATTctcttttaaaactttatgCATCATATGAGCCTCatttacttttaaaattttaataaaataaaatgatagtTGGCATTTTGGGTAGAGTTAAATTAGGATtatatgaaacaaacatgggacaAAATACTCgtttgggattgctttttttggccaaaaaccTGCTTCATtttaaagttaagcagttTAAGGTATTTGGTAAAACTAAAATAtccaattattttaaaagcagtgGCCTTTTGACAGCAGCTTTTAAAAGCAGGCTATGGgttgcttttcaaagctgcttttaaaagaagcaTAGATGAGCCTTTAatgaattttgttaatttccaaaataccatcattaatttttaaaaatgacacCACCTCTACCTCCACATCCAACTTTGCCACCTCCACCACGACCTTCACCACCTCTACCACCACCACGACCatatcctcctcctccaccacctccaccaccaccaagctGCCACTGCCACcgccacctcctcctcctcctcaacaTCCACCATCTCCaccgccactaccaccacatgaTTAGTGCATAACACTTTCAACATCATGTCTATTATTTTAGTCGTTATTCACAGTTACAACagtttcaaattaaaatttaccaaacggtTTTGACACAGCTTTTTATACTAATagcactttaaaaatattgtttaccaaacatagagctgctttactttacaactaattattttcaaagcacaacataagtaacttttttaaaaaataaaagcaattcCAAACTGACCCTAAATTTAATCCAAACCAATTCAAGTCAAACCTTTATAACAAACAGCTCAATAACTTCCTAAAGGATAACAAATAACTTGTCATTCACATAAAGAAATGTTGTATATAACAGTGTGACCTATGTTGTTTTTAGTAACATCTCGTCAAAAGATTCTTTGCATATATTTTGGGGATCCTATCATATCATTTACTCATGGATAGCTTTTGCTTTCCCAAAATGTTAGCTGAGATGTGTGGTGGAGCTTAGCCAAAGGCAAACAACAAGACTTTTTTGCCTTACTCGTGAAGAAGGCtttcaaattataattaattgtcgaaataaaattatattagtGAGGCATTGTCAAGATTTAATACAAGTTAATTAACTCTAGTTACTTTTGTTAATTCCTTTGGTGGCTCTAGTGACAACTTGTTATTTAAGAATGGAAATGGAGGGTTAGGACCTAAAAGACAAAAGCTAAACACAAGCGTGGTTCATAGTCTATTAGtctgttaattaaaataaaagaagagtCCATCCGTAAGCAACGTGAGTTCCTCACTCTAGATAGATATAGGACCAAAAACTTCATAGAAAAGGATATACATTGGCATTGGCATGTTTACTTGTTTAAAATGGTTATTGTAACCAATGCTTTCgattaatgaaatttacatattttagataataattaaaaataaataaatgggtATTGAAATTACGTCTTCGTGCTTTCTTATGTGGTTGTGTGACATGGatattgaaattattcaaATTCTAAACATaaggaaatgaaaaacttCTGCAAGTTCCacattaaaattcataaattaatacctaaaaaattagaaattagaTTCATTTAGGAGAGTTGTTGATCTCATATGCATTCATTCTCTTCTCAATTTATGACTTTCCTGATTTATGATTCCATCATTCCGTATAAGTAAACATGGAACTTTGAATCACTTTCTTCCACGAgaactctctttctctgtttatAATTACACCGTCCTCCACTTATACAAAATTATCACTATCTCATCAtgtaacccaaaaaagaaaagcatcaCTCTCTCAATCATGACACTCCAACTCACTAAACAAAACCATTCCACCCTCCCTAACCCTCTCATTAGTCACTAACCCACCAATTATTGCACTTAAACCCCAATCAAAACGGCCTAATCTTGCTTATTAGTTTCACATGGGTTGGGTCAGTGATTGCTCCTGTGTGTGCGGCCAGGATTGGCTCAGCTCAAATAGGCCTACGGAAACAGAAACAAGTTTATATTTGGCGGGAACCCCAAGACTTGGAATTGGACAAGGTTTGTGGTTTAAGAATCTGAATAACAAATTTGGTTTTCTGTATTTGCATCCGAGTGTCGCATAAAACAAAGCGCAGTCAGATTACAGATCCGACACTTGTAATGAGTCATTTTTGTCCCTTTTGTTTCCAATACCTGTCACTCATActcattcatcattttctcttcacaatAAAGAATTCGAGATGGCAAAAAGTTGGAAAGATATTCCAATTCCCAGGTCTCCAGGTAAGTATAttggccaaaaagaaaaaaccttcACCGGGAAAAAGTCACCGAAATCCTACGGTTAGGAATATACTATTTCTTCCCCCCCAatgatccaacggctcaaatTTAATAACGAGCCTTCGGTTCAAACGATTCTTTTGGTCTAGTTGGCATACGTTgcagtcttttttttaaaatattattgttaCGTTCGGTGATCTGATTGATAAGTTGCTTCCTGAACGAAAGGGAAAGGGACTTAAAAAACTTGTACCCTGGGTTTGATCTGACTGATCTGATTCTCAATCTGACAGGCTGAACATGTCAATGGTTTATAAACTTTCCTACTTATAGCACCAAAATCTCCACTGGGTTGCTACCATTTTAGCTCCAAACCCATCAAAATCTCAATTTTCTTCTCCCCAATTAAGCTCTAAGTTGTTCATGGCTAATCCTGGTTTAAAAACAGAGGAGCCACCAGCCCAAAACACCCCTCTTCTTGATTCTAATCACAACAACAACCACCGCCAAGGACTAGAAGAAGGATACAAAGATACCCAATTGGACCAAACCCTTCAATGGCTAGAAACCTTTCTCACTCTATTGGGTTTCAGTCAATCTTCTTTCTTAAGCCTTGCCATGTCTTGGACTGCTCTTGTGCTCATAGGTGTGTTGCTTCCAGTGCTTGCGGTTGAGCTCTTCAACTGCTCGGGTTGCGGGAAGTATCAGATAAAAAGCTTCGAGCTCGTTATCGTCGGCTCGCAGGCGTGTCTTGCCACGGTGTCTTTGCTCTGCCTTTCTCACAATCTTCGAAAGTATGGTCTTCGGAGGTTCCTCTTTGTCGACCGCTATAGCGGCCACATGTTGCGATTTCGAAACGATTACATTAAGCAGATAAAGGTAAGATCGTTTAGTGATTGATATATTTCTTCCTGCTGCTGCTTATTTAAAATGGTTTGCTTGATGATTGTGTTATGAAGAGGTTTTCCGTGCtttgcttcatatatatatatatatatatatatatatatatatatatcaatccCAAATGCGATCTTATGGGCAGTTTCATAGTTGTGTGAAATTTGGTAATTCAAATTTATGGTCTTGAATGTGAGCTAAAGTTGTCACCTTTTGGCTGTGATgagtaaatattatttatacaACTCTGTAATGGGAGGGTTACATGGTATGTAACATAATGTACTTACCAAAATTCAGCATCCTTCCTTTCTACTTCGAAACCTGCAGAAAGCATAACTGAAGTCTTTTGTTTTCGTGTTCTCTCAATTTTATAATGTTCATCAATGCCCATAGGCATAGCACATTCACCTTTCTGTTATCCATTCAACAagtaactttctttctttcactaACTGCAGCCTGCAAATATTGAAAAGACTTATCAAGTATAGATTCATTGTCGTCAGATAactatttcatttgtttattttaaaacatCTAGACATTGTTGGCCAGAAGTTTCCAGTAATTTACTATGCTAAGAATTTCCCTGGATACCATATCTTCACAGGGTTCTTTACGCTTGCTCGTTTGGtgggcactgccatgttttcTTCTGAAGACTGTACGTGAGGTTGTCCGCATGATCTATGTCCGTTACGATTCATGGGGGGTGTCAGTTGCTATTTTATTAGCTTTGGTTCTGTCATGGGCCTATGTGAGTACAATCACTCTAACAGCCAGCATTTTGTTTCACCTGGTCTGCAATTTGCAAGTTATCCACTTTGATGATTACGCGAGGCTCTTGGAAAGGGAATCTGATGTGTTGATCTTTATGGAGGAGCATATTCGTCTGCGGTATCATCTCTCTAAAATAAGCCACAGGTTCCGGATCTTCCTTGTTTTGCAGTTCTTAGTTGTCACAGCAAGCCAGTTTGTGACTCTATTTGAGACCACAGGATACAGTGGAAAAATCACTTTAATAAACGGCGGCGATTTTGCAGTGTGTTTCGTGCTTTTTGTGTATTTGCTTCTCAGTACATTCTGCAGTAATTAAGTTCAATGCATTgaatttccttcccttttttGCCCCAAATTTCCAGGTCTCTACAATTGTTCAGGTTGTCGGCTTTAGTCTTTCTCTGCATGCGGCGACCAGAATTTCCCATAGAGCCCAAGGCATAGCATCAGTTGCCAGTAGATGGCATGCATTAGTAACATGCAGTTCTAATGAGACATCTCAAAACAGAAATTCAAACAGTGCGCTGAACTTGGAGGCTGCCAACAGATTGAACTCACTGCATATTAGTTACTCTGAGAGTGATCTGGAATCAGTGGATTATGTTGCAATGCCTACAAATACACAGCTGGCTTCATATATGTCCTCGTATCACAGGAGACAAGCTTTTGGTAACATTCTTCAACTTATAAGAATAAAAATTGCCTTATGTTTCCTTTAATGCTATGATCTACATGAGACAATATTATAATGAGAGATAAATCAACTCACGAATGCATATGAATACAAAGGGAAGCAAAAGGCTATCTACTTTCCTTCACTTCAATTTGACATCATTTGGTCACAGTGAGATTGTTTAGTGAATAAGCATCAGATTTCGCTTTGTTAGTTATGAAACGTGTTGTTGGCTTGTCCTGCAAAAATGAACTCTTACCTCAAGTCATGGGATTTTCTTCCATCAGCTAATCAGTGGACATTTTAGTTCAAATGTTTTCaaactttgaaatttcaagGACTCTGTTTATCTTTTTCATGTGTGAACAGGAGGCACTTTTAGTGTTGTATCATTTGCTGCATGTCATatatggttttcttttgttcattttcacGTAGTTGGCTTCTTGGGGTTGTCCTTTGTCTCATGCTCCATCCCTTTATTCTCCAATGCAGTGATGTATTTGCAAACTAATTATGGGGGGATCACAATATTTGGATGGACAGTCGATAGAGGCCTCCTCAACACCATCTTTTTCATCGAACTATCTTTGATCACCTTTGTGCTCGGAAAGACACTAGTTTTTTCGTCAACTTAATAAGCGCCACTCTTTTCCGACCACAATGACATCGGAAAATCAACCTGCGAACAAGATATTCAAGGTTTACGGCTGCGATTGTCAATCTGTTTCAGTATGCAATTTCATCTCTTCGATTATTTCCCCATGACATCTGTTGGGAGGAGTTTGCATAACGATGCAGTTCTCAGAAGTGTCCACCTTGTTTCCGAATACAAGTCCAACAGCCAGAGAAAAATAGGAAGAAACTTGTTTGTTGTAAATTCGTGCTTCTTTTACATATACCGAAACTGCAATAGAGTTCAAGTTGATAGAGCAGCAACCATGTTTGAGTTGTTGTATTGAATGTCAAACCCCGTCTTCCATTTATTTattcgtttttattttttaagttgtAAAACCACTCGTCCTTTTACtaatttttcaattgaaaGAAAGCCCTTGACCATAagaaatttttatatgtttcgGGTACACGACCAAGcaatttttgcaatttttataTGTTCCAGGTATACCACCAAGCACTCTTGATACGAAATAAAATGCCAACTCAGaattgatttttcatgttCCGAAATACAGATATTTTACCGCCTTTCAACCACGTGATGATATCCATTTTTGGCACAAGGAAAATAACTAGGTACTTCGAGTTATAACATGCATATGAAAACAAGACTAATATTGAGATCACAATATCTGCCAGGGAAGACACCCTTCCCTGTGAGAAAAAAAGGTATACACAAGTCGATTGCTAAAAGGAAAGGCCAAGCCGATTCAGAGGCTGTCTTGCAGAATAACCATAAACCAAAATCACTTGgatcttgaaaattttattaaagatATCTTAAACATCATACATGCATGGCTTGTATACCACAGTGCACTTGCCAGGCTCAAAGCCATCTGCTTCCCTCCCAACAGAGATTGCATCATTAAGCGTTTCGAACTTTATCCCAAAACAGAAACAAGGTCTTTCAGCATCCCAGGTTCCAACAGTACACTCATCTATGAGAAAAACTTAAATGTCCTAATCTATTGTTACTTTCCAACAATGTCTGAATGAAAATATCTCAGTGCTACTTTCCCAAATCAGCCAGTGTTATCATGGATGTACAAGAACATGAGTCATTGGCACGGGCTAACAAGGTTTCATTGCCGCTTGACACAGAATACAGCATAGAAATCAACCATAAAATATCTGGAATGGACCGAGGCAAATTACATGATCAATACATTACCGCAGTGTGCAAATGAAACCTGACATTTTAAAGTACATGGAACAGAATTTAGTCGCACGTAGGCGGATCGTTAGATGTTTGGGACAATTCATCAGCCATCAGCAACCTCCTTTAACTCACATTTGTACCACCACCTTAACGTCAAAAGTGTGCTGGTAGAATATCATCAGTCACCACCTGCACAAACATATGGCAAAGTATTTTCTATATCCCACCTAGGCTTACTGAATCTTCTCGGATTCTATTTGGTTAAGTGAATGGGAAGCTGACACTTTACTATATTCCATCTCCAAGCAACCCATCCCACTCCAGCCATGCCTATAATAGAATTATGCCACACATAAGCAACAATAACCAGATATCAAAATATGAGGATCTTCCTGTCCACTAtaggagaaaaaaattccataaacCCAGCCCCAGACACATGATATTTATACAAGACTACAAACTTTACATTGTATCTCTACAAGGTCCTTATAAACTAATAATCCACATTAAGGTACAAATTAGTAATTTCGCATTCATCTTCACACCACCAAATGAGCAACACCATTTTCGGAATTTGCATGAATCAAGATTGATACGTATTTATAATTAGAAAAACATATGGACAAATAACACTTGAAGAAACTCAATGTTTTCAACAAGATGTGTATCTAAACCAAACTACACGTTCCAACAGATACATGCAGGAGCCTTTAAAAAGTACCCAGCCCTCCATGCCCCTTCAGTAATACAGAAGCAATATCCATTCATGCAAGCAGCTGTTCTTTGCTAATTCCATGATCAAATGACAATCAGATATCCAAACTTTAACAGAACTGAATCATTTCAAATTGTTCGGTATATTTCACTCCCATGATGTACAAATCAAGCTATTCTGGTTCTAGACAATTTTACACTGCAAATTTCTAATCTCGAGTGACAGAGAAGTAATGTTCCTTGTATGGACGAATTTGGACCAGAAACAGACCAGCTATCCAAAACCTCAGTTATGTCCTCTAATAAGTAcgggaaacaaaaaaatatatacaaaagcAATTTCTAGATGGAAAAACATGTTGTATATCACCAGTATCACTTCACATTTCAAAATGTATGCATTCAGTTTTTAACCAGAattgatttttattcaattatatGAACAAACAAGCAGCAGCTTAAATGGGCCACAATGTGAACCTGCCATTTTGTCAACTTTAGAATGTGAACTGTCCAGGAACTGAGaccagagttttttttttcttcctttaatGCATTTCTTAAAACATTCTTCtggaacaaaagaagaaaaaaaaaaaaaaaaagcaaaaactaaATGCCATCATGAATCATTCCCATAAAGAAACCAATAAGATCCCAAGAAGATAAGACCAAAATCTAAACAAACCAAGGTTTGCATAGTACCTCTAGTGAGCCTGTAGGAACAACTAATTGAAGTTTTATAAATTCCTGGAAGTGCAGGAAACCTCCTCAACCTGCTTGCTTTGATACTGCAGTGACATACGCAGATATATG
This window encodes:
- the LOC18789525 gene encoding uncharacterized protein LOC18789525 → MANPGLKTEEPPAQNTPLLDSNHNNNHRQGLEEGYKDTQLDQTLQWLETFLTLLGFSQSSFLSLAMSWTALVLIGVLLPVLAVELFNCSGCGKYQIKSFELVIVGSQACLATVSLLCLSHNLRKYGLRRFLFVDRYSGHMLRFRNDYIKQIKGSLRLLVWWALPCFLLKTVREVVRMIYVRYDSWGVSVAILLALVLSWAYVSTITLTASILFHLVCNLQVIHFDDYARLLERESDVLIFMEEHIRLRYHLSKISHRFRIFLVLQFLVVTASQFVTLFETTGYSGKITLINGGDFAVSTIVQVVGFSLSLHAATRISHRAQGIASVASRWHALVTCSSNETSQNRNSNSALNLEAANRLNSLHISYSESDLESVDYVAMPTNTQLASYMSSYHRRQAFVMYLQTNYGGITIFGWTVDRGLLNTIFFIELSLITFVLGKTLVFSST